The window GACTCGCGAAGTGCTGTCCGGCCTCACTGCCCGTGAAGCCAAGGTACTGCGCATGCGCTTCGGTATCGACATGAATACCGACCACACCCTCGAAGAGGTTGGTAAGCAGTTCGACGTGACCCGTGAACGGATTCGTCAGATCGAAGCCAAGGCGCTGCGCAAGCTGCGCCACCCGACGAGAAGCGAGCATCTGCGCTCCTTCCTCGACGAGTGATACCAGAACCCCCGGCCCAGGCCGGGGGTTTTGTTTTATGGCAGATTAATATCTCCGCACGCCCCCCTCCGCTCCATAGCCCGTCTACACTCGAAACATTCCCCAGAGCCATAACGAGACCGTTATGCCCAGACTGCCGACCGTGCTTTTTTTGCTGTCGCTCATGACCTGGACCGCAACGGCTGGCGCGCTGACTCTAACCGACGAAGAACGTAGCTGGCTTGCGGCCCACCCGGACTTGCGCCTGGGTGTCGATGCGTCCTGGCCGCCCTTTGAGTTTCGCGACGATCAGGGGCGCTACCAGGGCCTTGCGGCGGACTATATCGACCTGATTCGCCAGCGATTGGCCGTCAAACTGACGCCCATCGAACCGGTCAGTTGGACGGTTGTGCTTGAACAGGCCAAACAAGGCAAGCTAGACCTGCTGCCGGGCATCATGTCGACCCCGGAACGCCAGGCGTTCCTGTCGTTCACCCGACCCTATCTGGACTTCCCGATTGTCATCCTGGCGCACGTCGGCGGTCCCCAGCCGCGCAAAATCCAGGACCTGTACAGTCTTAAAATCGCCGTGGTGGAAAACTATGCACCCCACGAGCTGTTACGCACCCACCACCCCGACTTGAATCTGGTGGCAATGCCCAACGTCAGCTCGGCTTTGCAGGCGCTGGCGACCGATGAAGTGGACGCCGTGGTCGGTGATCTCGCCTCCAGCGTCTGGAGCCTGCGCCAGCTCAAGCTCGACGGGCTGTACGTCAGCGGCGAAACCCCTTACCGCTATCAACTGGCCATGGGTGTGCCGCGAGACAACAAGGTGCTGATTGGCATCCTGGATAAAGTCCTGGCAGACATGTCCCCAGCCGAAATCAGCGCCATTCAGGAACATTGGGTCGGCAACGTCCTCGATCATCGAACATTCTGGTCCGACCTGCTGGTCTACGGCCTGCCGGGGCTACTGCTGCTGATTGCGGTGCTGGTGGCGGTGATCCGTATCAACCGCCGCTTGAGTTCGGAAATTGCCCGCCGCGTTGATCTCGAGCAGGAACTGCGCAGCAGCGAATATCACTACCGCGGGCTGGTAGAGAGCCTGTCGGCCATCGCCTGGGAAGCGCGGATGAGCGACTTCACCTACAGCTATGTGTCGCCCCACGCTGAAGACCTGCTCGGTTATCCCCTGTCGCATTGGCTGATTCCAGGCTTCTGGCGCAACATCATTCACCCCGCCGATCTCATTCGCGCGCAAAGCTTTTGCGATCACGAAGTGTTGGCCGGGCGCGATCACAGCCTCGATTACCGGGTGATCACCGCTGACGGGCGCTGCTTGTGGGTGCGCGACATCGTCAGCCTGATCGAACACGGCCATGAACCGGTGATGCGCGGGCTGATGATCGACATCAGTGAGGCCAAGCGCACCGAAGAAGCGCTGCGTCTGTCGGAGCAAAAGTTTGCCTCGGTGTTTCAACAATGCCCGGACATTCTGGTCATCGCGCGCCTCTCCGACGGTTGCCTGCTGGAAGTGAACGAAGCGTTCGAAGAACAGATCGGCCTGCGTGCCGAAGATGTCATCGGCCAGACCGCCACCGACCTCAACATCTGGGGCATTCCCGGTGTGGGACCGGGCTTGTTGCAGCGCTTGCAGGCCGGCAGCATCCGCAACCTGGAGATGCCCTTTCGCCGCAGCAATGGCCAGGTGTTTACCGGCCTGATCTCGGCGGAACCGTTCGACCTCGATACCACTCCGGCACTGGTGGTGGTCGTGCGCGACATCACCCAGCTCAAGGAAACCCAACAGCAACTGCAAACCTCCGAAGAGAAATTCGCCAAGGCCTTCCATGCCTCCCCGGACGGCTTGCTGCTGTCCCGGCAGAGCGATGGCTTGCTGCTGGAGGTCAACGAGGGTTTCAGCCGCATCACCGGGTTCAACAGTGCGATGTCGGTGGATCGCTCGGCGCTGGATCTGGGGATCTGGGTCAATCTCAACGAACGCAAACAGATGCTCGATCTGCTGCACCGCGACGGCTTTGTCCGCGACTTCAGTTGCCATATCCGCCGCAGCGACGGGCAGATCCGCCTCTGCGAAGTGTCCAGTCGTCCGCTGCCGATTGGCGACGAGGACTGCATGCTGACCATCGCCCGGGACATCACCGAGCGCCACCTGATGCAGGAAAAACTGCAACAGGCCGCTACCGTATTCGAGAGCACCGCCGAAGGCGTGCTGATCACCGATACCCAGCAACACATCAGCGCAGTCAACCGCGCATTCACGGAAATCACCGGTTACAGCGAAAGCGAAGCGCTGGGCCACACCCCGCGCCTGCTCGCCTCAGGCCTGCATGACAGCGCGTTTTACGCCGCTATGTGGCACCAATTGACCGCCGAAGGTCACTGGCAAGGCGAGATTTCCAACCGGCGCAAGAACGGCGAGCTCTACCCGAGCTGGCTGACCATCAGCGCCGTGCGCAACCGCGACAAATTCATCACTCACTTTGTGGCGGTGTTCGCCGACATTTCGAGCCTCAAGCACGCCCAAGCCAAACTCGACTACCAGGCGCACCACGATCCGCTGACCGGCCTGCCCAACCGCACACTTTTCGAAAGCCGCTTGCTGACCGCGCTCAACACCCAGAAAGAAAACGGTGGCCAGGGCGCGGTGCTGTTCCTCGACCTCGACCGTTTCAAACACATCAACGACAGCCTCGGTCACCCGGTCGGCGACCTGCTGCTCAAGGGCATTGCCGTGCGTCTCAAGGAACAGCTGCGCGACATCGACACCGTCGCGCGTCTGGGCGGCGACGAGTTCATCATTCTGCTGCCCGGCCTTCAGCAGCCTAGCGATGCCGATAACATCGCGACCAAGCTGCTCAACTGCTTCACCGCGCCGTTCCAGGCCGGTGAGCACGAGTTCTTCATCAGCTCCAGCATCGGCACCAGCCTTTATCCACAGGACGGCTGCGACGTCGCCACGCTGATCAAGAACGCCGACGCGGCGATGTACCGCTCCAAGGCCAAGGGCCGTAACCGGGTCGAAAGCTACACCCGTGACCTCACCGCCCAAGCCAGCGAACGCGTGGCGCTGGAGCATGAACTGCGCCGCGCCATCGAGCGCAATGAACTGCACCTCTACTACCAGCCGAAAATCAGCCTCGACGACTATCGCCTGGTGGGCGCCGAAGCGCTGATTCGCTGGCGTCACCCGACCTTTGGCGACGTGCCACCGGAACACTTCATTTCCCTGGCCGAAGAAAACGGCATGATCCTGCAGATCGGCGACTGGGTACTGGAAACCGCCTGCCGGCAAATGCACGAATGGAGCAAAACCTACGAGGGCCTTGGCCCGCTGTCGGTCAACCTCGCCGGCGCGCAATTGCGCCAACCGAACCTGCTCGGGCGCATCGAACAGCTGCTCAAGGACTACCGCCTCAAACCCGATTTCCTGCAACTGGAAATCACCGAAAACTTCATCATGAGCCAAGCCGAAGAAGCCTTGAGCGTGCTGCATCAGCTCAAGCACCTGGGCGTGCAACTGGCGATCGACGACTTCGGCACCGGCTACTCGTCATTGAGCTACCTCAAGCGCCTGCCGCTGGACATTCTCAAGATCGACCAATCCTTCGTCCGCGGCCTGCCCGATGACCCGCACGACGTCGCCATCGTGCGCGCCATCATCGCCCTCGGCCGCAGCATGCAATTCACCGTGATTGCCGAAGGCGTCGAAACCCAGGCGCAGCAACAATTCCTGGCCTATGAGGGCTGCGAGCAGATCCAGGGCTACATCGTCAGTCTGCCCCTACCCCCGGACGAATTCGCCGCGACGTTTCTTCGTACAACCGTAATGGATTTTTCGGATAGCACAGCCGCGAAACCGTCGCTATAATCCGCGACCTACTGAGGGCCTATAGCTCAGTTGGTTAGAGCAGAGGACTCATAATCCTTTGGTCCACGGTTCAAGTCCGTGTGGGCCCACCAAACAAGAAAGCCGCGCAGTGCGCGGTTCTCACCAGATCTCATGATTGACGCAGGTTTCGTCTTTCATTAGATTGGCTCCATCGAAGCGACTGACCGGATGAGATCGAGCGCTTCCCAGCGGCGAAAGCCGTAACCGCGCAAGGCGGTTCGCAAGTGGTGTCCGGATCTGCTTTACCGAATCGAAGAAGACGCCTATGGCGTCTTTTTTCGTTTCTGCCTTTAGCGTTTTGTCGAGCTTGGCTGCCGCAAGTAAACCTTACCGCATAGCAACATAAAGCCAATCTTCCCCAGCAATCTCGGCGATTGCCGAGTTTGGTGATAAGCACTTTCAACCACCAGATTTAGATCCTGCGGTTTTCCCCTGGCGGCCCGACGAATTTCAAAGAACACATGATAAGGCCCGGCGGGGTCCTCAATCGTCATGGAGTAAGCCCAATTGCGCCGCGTCGCAGTCTCACGGACCTTGGACTGGGGATGGTTCAACCCATGTATCACTGCCGGTAGCGCCAATGACAGCCGATAACAGATTGAACAGAAGATACGCGGTCGCCCGGCACCATCGAGGATGATTGGCTCCCCCGTGGGAGGCGCCGCCGCGTCGTAACCCTGGCTGAAACAATGACTCGAAAAAGTGACATGCACCCGCAAGTCGCGCTTGGCCAACTGGCTCGCGATCATGAGATTGAATGGTTCAAGGTGAGCAAAATCGTAAGTCTGGTCGCCAATGGTCAGCGCTGGAAAATAGGCGGTCACTTCGGTCTCCATTCCGCCAACTTCGAACCAAGGCTCGACGTCACGAAAAGGAACCTATGATCGACAACAGCGCGCCGCCCTGTATGTCAGGCGTTTCCGAAAATGAGGTCACCCCGCTCTGCCAAACATGAAAGCCGCGTAAAGTGCGGCTTTCATGTTTGGCGTTTGATTTTGTTTATTTAAGGTCTCGCTTTATCGGATGACACCGTAGGACCTTGTAGGCAAACTCCGAAT of the Pseudomonas sp. MAG733B genome contains:
- a CDS encoding EAL domain-containing protein, coding for MPRLPTVLFLLSLMTWTATAGALTLTDEERSWLAAHPDLRLGVDASWPPFEFRDDQGRYQGLAADYIDLIRQRLAVKLTPIEPVSWTVVLEQAKQGKLDLLPGIMSTPERQAFLSFTRPYLDFPIVILAHVGGPQPRKIQDLYSLKIAVVENYAPHELLRTHHPDLNLVAMPNVSSALQALATDEVDAVVGDLASSVWSLRQLKLDGLYVSGETPYRYQLAMGVPRDNKVLIGILDKVLADMSPAEISAIQEHWVGNVLDHRTFWSDLLVYGLPGLLLLIAVLVAVIRINRRLSSEIARRVDLEQELRSSEYHYRGLVESLSAIAWEARMSDFTYSYVSPHAEDLLGYPLSHWLIPGFWRNIIHPADLIRAQSFCDHEVLAGRDHSLDYRVITADGRCLWVRDIVSLIEHGHEPVMRGLMIDISEAKRTEEALRLSEQKFASVFQQCPDILVIARLSDGCLLEVNEAFEEQIGLRAEDVIGQTATDLNIWGIPGVGPGLLQRLQAGSIRNLEMPFRRSNGQVFTGLISAEPFDLDTTPALVVVVRDITQLKETQQQLQTSEEKFAKAFHASPDGLLLSRQSDGLLLEVNEGFSRITGFNSAMSVDRSALDLGIWVNLNERKQMLDLLHRDGFVRDFSCHIRRSDGQIRLCEVSSRPLPIGDEDCMLTIARDITERHLMQEKLQQAATVFESTAEGVLITDTQQHISAVNRAFTEITGYSESEALGHTPRLLASGLHDSAFYAAMWHQLTAEGHWQGEISNRRKNGELYPSWLTISAVRNRDKFITHFVAVFADISSLKHAQAKLDYQAHHDPLTGLPNRTLFESRLLTALNTQKENGGQGAVLFLDLDRFKHINDSLGHPVGDLLLKGIAVRLKEQLRDIDTVARLGGDEFIILLPGLQQPSDADNIATKLLNCFTAPFQAGEHEFFISSSIGTSLYPQDGCDVATLIKNADAAMYRSKAKGRNRVESYTRDLTAQASERVALEHELRRAIERNELHLYYQPKISLDDYRLVGAEALIRWRHPTFGDVPPEHFISLAEENGMILQIGDWVLETACRQMHEWSKTYEGLGPLSVNLAGAQLRQPNLLGRIEQLLKDYRLKPDFLQLEITENFIMSQAEEALSVLHQLKHLGVQLAIDDFGTGYSSLSYLKRLPLDILKIDQSFVRGLPDDPHDVAIVRAIIALGRSMQFTVIAEGVETQAQQQFLAYEGCEQIQGYIVSLPLPPDEFAATFLRTTVMDFSDSTAAKPSL